The window CGAGCAAGttcccttcttcatctctcATAGTCAAGTAGTTTCCTCTCATTCGAATATCACACCCTGCTTCGGTGGCCTGACCTAAGCTTATAATATTGCTCTTGAGATCAGGAATGTAATACACGTCTGTCATAGTCCTTGATTTCCATTCTGATCAACAAAAGCAATTGTTCCTTTTCCTCGAATATCAATCCTAGAGTCATCACCGAAACGGACTTTACCAGTTATAGAGCTGTCAAGTTTGTTGAAGTACCTTCTATTCCCAGTCATATGGTTGCTGGCTCCGTTGTCGAGATACCATATATTATCACTGCATGCAATCGTCTCAACCTTACTTGATATACGATCCTTCTCGTATTTGCTTGGTATACAGTCTTTCTCATTAAGGTAGACAAATTCGTGCATCAACAATTCGTCTGCATCCTCTGTATCTTTATCTTTGTTGTTACTCTCTTCTGTTTCCTGTAACTTGAGCAAGCGATCTGGACAATGTGAAGCAAAATGGCCAGTTTGATCACATCGAAAACATGTAACTTGTGACATATTTCTTCCACCGTAgcgtcctcttcctcgtcctctaTAAAACGATCTTCCACCTCGACCTCGTCCTCTAAACCCTCCAGATTCATTACTGTAATCTCTGTATTGCTGATTAGTTTGTGAATCTCGGTATTGTTGACTCGGTTGTGATTCCGTGTACATCAGTTTTCCTTGTTCCTCTTgaacctcctcttcttcacgAATGCGTTCCTCATAAGCTTTCAGTCTGCCAACAATGTCTTCAAAGCTGATGGTGTTTAAGTCTAGAACTTGTTCTAGAGAAGCAACTATCTGAATGAATTTTTTCCGAGGAAGGCTGCTCAGAAACTTCTTGACTATCTTTGACTCTTCTATGTTAGCTCCTAGGGCAGCTGATTGTGAAGATATCGTGGATAACTTTcctgaaaaatcatcaatagtTTCAGATTCTTTCATCTTCAGTCTTTCAAACTCTGCCATCAAAGTTTGAAGTCTTGCTTCTCGAACTCTTTCAGCTCCAACGTTCCTAGATCGAATTGAATCCCACACTTTCTTAGCCGTATCAAGTTCTCCAATTTCAAGTGTTTAACTTTCCGGTATTGATTGGAATAATAAAGCCATAGCTATATCATTATGATCTGGATTAATCTGCTCGGTTTCAGGTTCGATAGCATCCCAGTCTTTGTGTACTCGAAGAGTAATTCTCATCTTCATCGCCCACACGGTGTAATTAGTCGAGGTTAGCATAGGACAAACAATAGAAGGAGATCCTCCTCCTTTCTTAGGGCGTGATGTTGCTACGGTAAGTTCGGCCATGTTTTCTTGGTAAAAGActcaagctctgataccaaatctagaaCAAAGGTTTTGTAATGAACACAAGAATTAAAAGCACAACTCACTTTTATTTAGCttaagaaaatctctcaaaacttaagCTATCAATCTCTCTTCTCACAAAACCTCATAAATTATGTCACATCTCAACATATCCTTATATAACACTTTTCTATTCCTAATCCTAGTAGAAACTATTAGTACTTAGATAACTCCTAAGTACATTAAACCTTATCTCTTTGTGAACACAACAATTCTAGGATTAGGACTTGTTTTCTAACTCAAGgcttcttcaagcttatccCAACAGGCACAATCGTCATTGGTGGATATTAATCATGCGTACGTGTATAGGTATAGGGTTCGTGCGTATGTATAGGTCGTCTATGAGTCTATCTATCTACACAATGTTCGTCTAGAAAGCTCGTGGCAGTAACGTGcttatttaaaatcaaatgatTGTTGAAATATCAAGAAAAAACAATGGTTTTGCTTTTGCATAATGAAATAGAATTAATGTATGTGGTTTAAAAAGaagtaactatataaaaaacaaaactctaatttcaattaaaccagaaaaaaaaaaaaNNNNNNNNNNNNNNNNNNNNNNNNNNNNNNNNNNNNNNNNNNNNNNNNNNNNNNNNNNNNAATGCTTCTAAAATAATATAGTCTCCAACAGGTAAACACATCATAAAGTCTATCgatttgattataaaaatttaggtaaaattgtttattttatcaGCTGAGCTTAGTGTATATGTTTATCACTAAACACCACTAAAGAACGTTAATTGgattaaataatttgaaacTGGTGACTAGTAAAGCGAGAGACACAAAAACAGCACGCAGTTTTCATCTCCCAGAGAAAAACAGCAGGGTTGGCAACTCATTAGGCCTCATGGAGGAACAATGAAATTATAGGCCCAATAGAAACAATAATGGGCCTTAAAAAGCGTTTTGTTTTAGGGTTAGTGAAATGTGGGCGTTACTACTACATGTGATCATAGCCCAGCACGAGTTGGGTAAAAGAGGAGAGAGGAACGGGTGTCGTCTTCTTACACCGGAGATGGAGAAATAAACCGAcgaagtttttttctttttaagtggaaaaaaaaaaaaaacagtaatcgTCGGACAACCGAAGCGAAATCCCTAATTTCCCAACACGAAACACCAATTTCCCCATTTCGAAACACAAACACGGTCTGGTATGCCGAGAAAATTCTCCATTTCTACTTTTCTTATacatttgttttggttgtttcgtatgattttttttctctctctctctctcacgttCCCTCCCCTCACCccccaaataaaaataaaataaaataaaaaagataaacccTAGTTTCTTTCTCTCAGCCTGTTTCAAAGTTCAGATTTTTACACTTATAAATCTGAGCTGAGCTGGTGAGTAATTTGCtttcttggttttgttggtttttctaGTTGCGATCTCTAATTTCATTGGGTTGCTCCGGCTATCGGCTTGATTCACAATTTGACTGCTTTATTAGTTGAAGTTGGATCTGTAATCAGAaatacacaaacacacaaaaagtctactctttttcaaagttttgattttttttttgttttttttatcgcATTTAGTTTCGTGGTAGCAATGAGCTTTTCTATATCTCCTGCCACTAAAAGAAcctaaatttagttttaaccaTCCTTTCTTCTCCACTTGACTTGCATATTCATTGTACAAAGAAAACGAATAAAAGAGCAAAATTCACATATCACCCTATTCTGTACGTTACAAGCTTTTTGGTGTATGGTcctatagtattttttttgttcacagtGATTACCTGAGCTTCCTGGTTAAAAGAGTATGGTTATTGGATGACCAGATATCGTTTGCAAGAGCCTCAATGTCAGACGCTAGAGATAATGATGACCGTGTGGATTTCGAGGAAGGTAGCTACAGTGAGATGGAGGATGAAGTGGAGGAGGAACAAGTAGAAGAgtatgaagaggaggaagaagaagacgaggatgaTGATAACGCTGGCAATCAGAATGCCGAAGAACATGAGGTGGAGGATTATGGTGATACAAAAGGAGGGGATAGGGAAGATGGCCAGGAGGAAATagctgaagatgatgacaaCCATATTGATATCGAGacagctgatgatgatgatgatgagaaaccAGCTTCTCCTATTGATGATGAAGTAAAGGAAAAGTATTCCCAACTTCTTTCACTTCCTCCTCATGGTTCTGAAGTTTTTATTGGCGGGCTCCCAAGGGATGTTGGAGAAGAGGACCTGAGGGACCTTTGTGAAGAAATGGGCGAGATCTTTGAGGTTTGTACTGCTATAATCTTTGTGGCCAATTAAGCATGNNNNNNNNNNNNNNNNNNNNNNNNNNNNNNNNNNNNNNNNNNNNNNNNNNNNNNNNNNNNNNNNNNNNNNNNNNNNNNNNNNNNNNNNNNNNNNNNNNNNNNNNNNNNNNNNNNNNNNNNNNNNNNNNNNNNNNNNNNNNNNNNNNNNNNNNNNNNNNNNNNNNNNNNNNNNNNNNNNNNNNNNNNNNNNNNNNNNNNNNNNNNNNNNNNNNNNNNNNNNNNNNNNNNNNNNNNNNNNNNNNNNNNNNNNNNNNNNNNNNNNNNNNNNNNNNNNNNNNNNNNNNNNNNNNNNNNNNNNNNNNNNNNNNNNNNNNNNNNNNNNNNNNNNNNNNNNNNNNNNNNNNNNNNNNNNNNNNNNNNNNNNNNNNNNNNNNNNNNNNNNNNNNNNNNNNNNNNNNNNNNNNNNNNNNNNNNNNNNNNNNNNNNNNNNNNNNNNNNNNNNNNNNNNNNNNNNNNNNNNNNNNNNNNNNNNNNNNNNNNNNNNNNNNNNNNNNNNNNNNNNNNNNNNNNNNNNNNNNNNNNNNNNNNNNNNNNNNNNNNNNNNNNNNNNNNNNNNNNNNNNNNNNNNNNNNNNNNNNNNNNNNNNNNNNNNNNNNNNNNNNNNNNNNNNNNNNNNNNNNNNNNNNNNNNNNNNNNNNNNNNNNNNNNNNNNNNNNNNNNNNNNNNNNNNNNNNNNNNNNNNNNNNNNNNNNNNNNNNNNNNNNNNNNNNNNNNNNNNNNNNNNNNNNNNNNNNNNNNNNNNNNNNNNNNNNNNNNNNNNNNNNNNNNNNNNNNNNNNNNNNNNNNNNNNNNNNNNNNNNNNNNNNNNNNNNNNNNNNNNNNNNNNNNNNNNNNNNNNNNNNNNNNNNNNNNNNNNNNNNNNNNNNNNNNNNNNNNNNNNNNNNNNNNNNNNNNNNNNNNNNNNNNNNNNNNNNNNNNNNNNNNNNNNNNNNNNNNNNNNNNNNNNNNNNNNNNNNNNNNNNNNNNNNNNNNNNNNNNNNNNNNNNNNNNNNNNNNNNNNNNNNNNNNNNNNNNNNNNNNNNNNNNNNNNNNNNNNNNNNNNNNNNNNNNNNNNNNNNNNNNNNNNNNNNNNNNNNNNNNNNNNNNNNNNNNNNNNNNNNNNNNNNNNNNNNNNNNNNNNNNNNNNNNNNNNNNNNNNNNNNNNNNNNNNNNNNNNNNNNNNNNNNNNNNNNNNNNNNNNNNNNNNNNNNNNNNNNNNNNNNNNNNNNNNNNNNNNNNNNNNNNNNNNNNNNNNNNNNNNNNNNNNNNNNNNNNNNNNNNNNNNNNNNNNNNNNNNNNNNNNNNNNNNNNNNNNNNNNNNNNNNNNNNNNNNNNNNNNNNNNNNNNNNNNNNNNNNNNNNNNNNNNNNNNNNNNNNNNNNNNNNNNNNNNNNNNNNNNNNNNNNNNNNNNNNNNNNNNNNNNNNNNNNNNNNNNNNNNNNNNNNNNNNNNNNNNNNNNNNNNNNNNNNNNNNNNNNNNNNNNNNNNNNNNNNNNNNNNNNNNNNNNNNNNNNNNNNNNNNNNNNNNNNNNNNNNNNNNNNNNNNNNNNNNNNNNNNNNNNNNNNNNNNNNNNNNNNNNNNNNNNNNNNNNNNNNNNNNNNNNNNNNNNNNNNNNNNNNNNNNNNNNNNNNNNNNNNNNNNNNNNNNNNNNNNNNNNNNNNNNNNNNNNNNNNNNNNNNNNNNNNNNNNNNNNNNCCAAAGAACTGGACTGAGGATGAGTTTAGGAAAGTCATAGAGGATGTTGGTCCTGGAGTGGAGAACATCGAACTCATAAAAGTAAGAAGACTTTAATCAATCTGATTGCCATCTTTTATCTTGCGTAATTCCCTTACTAATTATCTTTTTGGTGCTTGTAGGACCCAACCAATTCCACTCGTAACCGTGGTTTTGCATTTGTTTTATACTACAACAATGCATGTGCTGATCATTCAAGGCAGAAAATGATAGATTCTAATTTTAAGCTTGAGGGTAACGCTCCAACTGTGACTTGGGCAGACCCAAAAAGCTCTCCTGAGcattctgctgctgctgctcagGTATTATCTAAATAATGCGTTTAGTCGGTCAATCTCCACAAATCCCCTCTCCTGGAAAAGTTGGCACTTTTTACACAATCTTTTTTTCGCTATCTACTCAGGTGAAAGCCCTTTATGTCAAGAATATTCCAGAGAATACCTCAACTGAGCAACTAAAGGAACTCTTTCAGAGGCATGGAGAAGTGACGAAAATCGTTACGCCTCCTGGAAAGGGTGGAAAACGTGATTTTGGGTTTGTCCACTATGCTGAAAGATCTAGTGCATTGAAGGCTGTCAAAGATACCGAGAGATATGAAATCAATGGTAAGTTCTTTACTCATCTAGAAGTCAGCTATTAAGTAACATGAACGTTATGCTTTCAATTTGTCGTTGATAGTGCTTGTTTTTCGTCTCGAGAGATATTATTTAGTAACACATTCTACAAACTTATAAACTACAGGTCACCCGCTAGAAGTTGTGCTTGCTAAACCCCAGGCTGAAAGGAAGCATGACCCTTCTTCCTATTCTTATGGTGCTGCACCTAATCCTGCCGCCTTTGTGAATCCCACATTTGGTGGTTTTGCTGCGCCTCCTTATGGTGCTATGGGTGCCGGTTTGGGTATTGCTGGTAGTTTTGGTCAGGTATATGTGTGTCTAGGGAAGAGCTGTATGTTATCTTCGAGCAGTCTTTATCAGCAAGTTATTTTCGTGTGTAacgttttatttaaattttgcatTGAGCAGCCAATGATCTATGGTAGAGGAGCAATGCCAACAGGAATGCAAATGNNNNNNNNNNNNNNNNNNNNNNNNNNNNNNNNNNNNNNNNNNNNNNNNNNNNNNNNNNNNNNNNNNNNNNNNNNNNNNNNNNNNNNNNNNNNNNNNNNNNNNNNNNNNNNNNNNNNNNNNNNNNNNNNNNNNNNNNNNNNNNNNNNNNNNNNNNNNNNNNNNNNNNNNNNNNNNNNNNNNNNNNNNNNNNNNNNNNNNNNNNNNNNNNNNNNNNNNNNNNNNNNNNNNNNNNNNNNNNNNNNNNNNNNNNNNNNNNNNNNNNNNNNNNNNNNNNNNNNNNNNNNNNNNNNNNNNNNNNNNNNNNNNNNNNNNNNNNNNNNNNNNNNNNNNNNNNNNNNNNNNNNNNNNNNNNNNNNNNNNNNNNNNNNNNNNNNNNNNNNNNNNNNNNNNNNNNNNNNNNNNNNNNNNNNNNNNNNNNNNNNNNNNNNNNNNNNNNNNNNNNNNNNNNNNNNNNNNNNNNNNNNNNNNNNNNNNNNNNNNNNNNNNNNNNNNNNNNNNNNNNNNNNNNNNNNNNNNNNNNNNNNNNNNNNNNNNNNNNNNNNNNNNNNNNNNNNNNNNNNNNNNNNNNNNNNNNNNNNNNNNNNNNNNNNNNNNNNNNNNNNNNNNNNNNNNNNNNNNNNNNNNNNNNNNNNNNNNNNNNNNNNNNNNNNNNNNNNNNNNNNNNNNNNNNNNNNNNNNNNNNNNNNNNNNNNNNNNNNNNNNNNNNNNNNNNNNNNNNNNNNNNNNNNNNNNNNNNNNNNNNNNNNNNNNNNNNNNNNNNNNNNNNNNNNNNNNNNNNNNNNNNNNNNNNNNNNNNNNNNNNNNNNNNNNNNNNNNNNNNNNNNNNNNNNNNNNNNNNNNNNNNNNNNNNNNNNNNNNNNNNNNNNNNNNNNNNNNNNNNNNNNNNNNNNNNNNNNNNNNNNNNNNNNNNNNNNNNNNNNNNNNNNNNNNNNNNNNNNNNNNNNNNNNNNNNNNNNNNNNNNNNNNNNNNNNNNNNNNNNNNNNNNNNNNNNNNNNNNNNNNNNNNNNNNNNNNNNNNNNNNNNNNNNNNNNNNNNNNNNNNNNNNNNNNNNNNNNNNNNNNNNNNNNNNNNNNNNNNNNNNNNNNNNNNNNNNNNNTACTCAGGTGAAAGCCCTTTATGTCAAGAATATTCCAGAGAATACCTCAACTGAGCAACTAAAGGAACTCTTTCAGAGGCATGGAGAAGTGACGAAAATCGTTACGCCTCCTGGAAAGGGTGGAAAACGTGATTTTGGGTTTGTCCACTATGCTGAAAGATCTAGTGCATTGAAGGCTGTCAAAGATACCGAGAGATATGAAATCAATGGTAAGTTCTTTACTCATCTAGAAGTCAGCTATTAAGTAACATGAACGTTATGCTTTCAATTTGTCGTTGATAGTGCTTGTTTTTCGTCTCGAGAGATATTATTTAGTAACACATTCTACAAACTTATAAACTACAGGTCACCCGCTAGAAGTTGTGCTTGCTAAACCCCAGGCTGAAAGGAAGCATGACCCTTCTTCCTATTCTTATGGTGCTGCACCTAATCCTGCCGCCTTTGTGAATCCCACATTTGGTGGTTTTGCTGCGCCTCCTTATGGTGCTATGGGTGCCGGTTTGGGTATTGCTGGTAGTTTTGGTCAGGTATATGTGTGTCTAGGGAAGAGCTGTATGTTATCTTCGAGCAGTCTTTATCAGCAAGTTATTTTCGTGTGTAacgttttatttaaattttgcatTGAGCAGCCAATGATCTATGGTAGAGGAGCAATGCCAACAGGAATGCAAATGGTTCCAATGCTTCTTCCCGATGGCCGAGTTGGCTATGTTCTGTAAGTTGATGGTTCTTTTAACCGAAGTTGTTGATCCTTCTCTTTGGAGTCATAGTTACATTTGCTTATACTATATTAATAACCAAAATTGATTGTTGTGCAGGCAACAGCCTGGTATGCAGATGGCGGCACCACCACAACGACCCAGAAGAGTTGACCGGAATAACGGCTCGAGCGGAGGGTCAGGCCGAGATAACAGTCATGACCATGATGGTAACCGAGGAGGCCGAAGGTACCGACCCTACTAGCAACCATAGAGAAAATAAGcaagtagaaaaagaaaaagaggtgtATTGGAGATTTGTTTGTAGTTTGTTTCTTTGGAGAACTTTGaaagctctctctctcatgtgttataaaatatgaaatcgAAACCTCACGGTTTCTGGTTTGATATGGAGATTGGTGAGGGGATAGTGTGAGTGATTTGATCTTAAATtatgagactttttttttctcgactGAATAATACTCTTCTCAACCACTTCCGTAAGGTTttctttgtgttctttcttATACAGAACTTCTAAATGATAGTCTATGTGACATGTAACCATTCTGCAACGACAAGTAACACAGATTTGATCTCATAACATAACTTGAAAAAGTCAAATGAACTTAGACTTTTAACAAGAAGCAAAGAAATGTATCAAATCAATTTCATTAACAACAATGTGTTATCAGAGTTCTTTTTGACAACAGTTATCTACATTGGGGTGTAGTTGAAGACTTTTTCGACAATGAGTGGTTGATTTGTTTCAATCAAGGGTCGATGTCCGAACGAGTTGGAAATTCAAGGCCTTGAAGGGAAGTTATGTTATCAAGATCGTCTTTAGAGTACAATGGGAGGAGCCAAAAGGCCTTCTTCTTCCCAAAAACCTTcacaaaaaaagagttttatcaATTTGACTATTATTAATCCATgaaatgatgaaaacaaaaggACTCACCTGCtcgaagtttttcttctttcccaaGTCATATTTCCATCTAACTTCTCCATTTTTCTCatgaacctaaaaaaaataagacaatATAGATTCAGAAAAGAGAATCGTATGTTCAAGGTTTACATTGTTTGTAGAAGGAAACATATATAGCAGACTTACCTCAACTGAAGTAGTGTTGGATGATAGAAGAGAAAGATGCATAACTACGAAACAAAGAAGGCTGAGAACGAACGCAAAGTTAAGAACTGCATCAAGGGGATAGAATCTGTAAGAAACATAAACAGGGAAAATGAGACCCAAAAAAATGAGCTAAGCACTTTCTGCTTCTAGGAAACAGAAAGCCAGAAAAAAGAACCGTTTACACTCACCAAATGCCAGAACGAGGGAGGCTAGTTTACCAGGAGAAGAGGAATGCTTAACAGCCTGGCTGAAGAATTCGATAAAACTAGGAAGCAAGACTATAACGTCCAACAATGTCTCAAAGAAAGTATAGAACTACAGATATAAAAGGAACGGTGAAGAAATCAGCAAATATAACTCATTCAAGCACCACAAGATTAAAAACGAAAAGGGTTTTGTAccagaaagagaaggaaaaactTGTAATTGCGTGCTCCAACACAATTGACAATCCAAACACAGTGATGATCCATCTTGAGCACACATCTTTGACCTGCACAACAAAATCAAGTAAagctttcttcctcttttatCACTAGAAACCTAAGCAGAACCACATAGTATTATAAGCAAATCAGATTTCAACTTACACACAGAACAATGATGGCAACGAGGCGGCTTAACATTACGGCATTTGGTACAGTAACCTAAAGAGCCAAAAGCTCCTTGGTCTGTTGAAGTACCAGCCTCCAAACTGTCACCACCTCCCATCTCTCTTCTGAAACGCTCAGGAACAGAACCTGGGTCCGTAAAAACTGTTGCGAAGTAGCTCCACAACAACATTATCAGCTGCAAAGGAACCAAGCAAGCTTAATCTCATCAGAGAACTCAAGAGATATAATTTCTATACCAATTTCTGGTCTTTAACAATGATCTATTCATGGCTAAACCCATTGCATATTCTCGTTTTAGGGGTTAAGAAGCTAAAAAGCTTAGATCTTTCAattcaagagaaacaaaaccaaatctgaAATGATTAGACTTTGAGAAAAGATTACCAGGAAATGGAAAACAAAGATGATTAAAATTGCGAGGGTAGAGAGAGCTCCATGGTCGCCGCGGATCAAGATCGGCCACCATGTGGTAACGACGACAGCGTAGTAAGATACAGCAACAAGTGCGAAGACGAGAAGAATCATGAAATAGCCGAGAACTTTCAAACCGGAGCAGAACCTGAAAAGGTTCATCTCCAGCCGAGTCAAGGGGAGAACAGGGACAGCTCTTCGCGTCCGAGCCGGAAACAACCGCCTTAAAATATCCGGAGCCACGGTTGAGGAATCGGAGTTTGCTTGCTTCGGTGGACGACGGTTGATTTGATTCTATCGCCGTTGTGGAACTAACTTTGGTATTCAAAGTAGgtaaccttcttcttcatacaGAAGCTTCAGAGGCCCAATAAATAAAAACAGCggtgatctgttttttttagaGCCGCCACGTGTACTGTTCGGtgggggatttttttttttttttttttttNAAATTTCCCAGTAACCTTCGTCGGCGAaattcaaacaaaccaaaaaaa is drawn from Camelina sativa cultivar DH55 chromosome 8, Cs, whole genome shotgun sequence and contains these coding sequences:
- the LOC104707965 gene encoding heterogeneous nuclear ribonucleoprotein R-like (The sequence of the model RefSeq protein was modified relative to this genomic sequence to represent the inferred CDS: added 177 bases not found in genome assembly); this encodes MSDARDNDDRVDFEEGSYSEMEDEVEEEQVEEYEEEEEEDEDDDNAGNQNAEEHEVEDYGDTKGGDREDGQEEIAEDDDNHIDIETADDDDDEKPASPIDDEVKEKYSQLLSLPPHGSEVFIGGLPRDVGEEDLRDLCEEMGEIFEVRLMKDRDSGDSKGYAFVAFKTKDVAQKAIEELHSKEFKGKTIRCSLSETKNRLFIGNIPKNWTEDEFRKVIEDVGPGVENIELIKDPTNSTRNRGFAFVLYYNNACADHSRQKMIDSNFKLEGNAPTVTWADPKSSPEHSAAAAQVKALYVKNIPENTSTEQLKELFQRHGEVTKIVTPPGKGGKRDFGFVHYAERSSALKAVKDTERYEINGHPLEVVLAKPQAERKHDPSSYSYGAAPNPAAFVNPTFGGFAAPPYGAMGAGLGIAGSFGQPMIYGRGAMPTGMQMVPMLLPDGRVGYVLQQPGMQMAAPPQRPRRVDRNNGSSGGSGRDNSHDHDGNRGGRRYRPY
- the LOC104707966 gene encoding probable protein S-acyltransferase 12; amino-acid sequence: MNLFRFCSGLKVLGYFMILLVFALVAVSYYAVVVTTWWPILIRGDHGALSTLAILIIFVFHFLLIMLLWSYFATVFTDPGSVPERFRREMGGGDSLEAGTSTDQGAFGSLGYCTKCRNVKPPRCHHCSVCQRCVLKMDHHCVWIVNCVGARNYKFFLLFLFYTFFETLLDVIVLLPSFIEFFSQAVKHSSSPGKLASLVLAFVLNFAFVLSLLCFVVMHLSLLSSNTTSVEVHEKNGEVRWKYDLGKKKNFEQVFGKKKAFWLLPLYSKDDLDNITSLQGLEFPTRSDIDP